A stretch of the Neodiprion lecontei isolate iyNeoLeco1 chromosome 4, iyNeoLeco1.1, whole genome shotgun sequence genome encodes the following:
- the LOC107217669 gene encoding acetyl-CoA carboxylase isoform X8 has product MRSIRRWSYEMFKNERAIRFVVMVTPEDLKANAEYIKMADQYVPVPGGSNNNNYANVELIIDIAVRTQVQAVWAGWGHASENPKLPELLHKNNIIFIGPSERAMWALGDKIASSIVAQTADVPTLPWSGSELKAHYSGKKIKISSELFKKGCVSSVEECLAAASKIGFPIMVKASEGGGGKGIRKVDNAEELPSLFRQVQTEIPGSPIFIMKLAKCARHLEVQLLADNYGNAISLFGRDCSIQRRHQKIIEEAPAVIAKPEVFEEMEKAAVRLAKMVGYVSAGTVEYLYDTSGRYYFLELNPRLQVEHPCTEMVSDVNLPAAQLQVAMGLPLHHIKDIRLLYGESPWGDTPIDFDQPRHKPQPWGHVIAARITSENPDEGFKPSSGTVQELNFRSSKNVWGYFSVGASGGLHEFADSQFGHCFSWGEDRNQASENLVVALKELSIRGDFRTTVEYLITLLETESFQSNSFDTAWLDLLIAERVQSDKPDVLLAVTCGALHIADRTITAAFNGFQTALEKGQIQASNDLDNVCEVELINDGFKYKVQTAKSGPNSYFLVMNGSYKEVEIHRLSDGGLLLSMEGSSFTTYMREEVDRYRIVIGNQTCIFEKDNDPSLLRSPSAGKLISFLVEDGGHIDRGQAYAEIEVMKMVMTVTAGEAGSLFYVKRPGAILDAGTLIAHLELDDPSLVSKAQEYTGQFPAPIAPAIPEKLNQLHAKYRSALENTLAGYCLPDPYHLPRLRELIEKFMNSLRDPSLPLLELQEVISTISGRIPVSVEKKIRKYMTLYERNITSVLAQFPSQQIASVIDGHAATLSKRTDRDVFFLTTQGIVQLVQRYRNGIRGRMKTAVHELLRQYYTVESQFQQGHYDKCVSALREQHKDEMSMVTATIFSHNHVQKKNVLVTMLIDHLWANEPGLTDELASTLTELTSLNRTEHSRVALRARQVLIAAHQPAYELRHNQMESIFLSAVDMYGHDFHPENLQKLILSETSIFDILHDFFYHSNRAVCNAALEVYVRRAYISYELACLQHLELSGEIPLVHFQFLLPNNHPNRQNLTLVNHRTGAMAAFKDLEEFSQYSDEVLDLLEDLSSRNTVSAKVLEAVETAGSESRHSTSINVSLSTGETGIAEGGEIPAEPVHILSIAVQDNGNQDDAVMSRLFGDWCATNKEELITRGIRRVTFAALKKRQFPKFFTFRQRDGFIEDRIYRHLEPGCAFQLELNRMRTYDLEALPTSNQKMHLYLGQAKVAKGQQVTDYRFFIRSIIRHSDLITKEASFDYLHNEGERVLLEAMDELEVAFSHPLAKRTDCNHIFLNFAPTVIMDPGRIEESVTSMVLRYGPRLWKLRVRQAEIKMTIRPAPGRPTSNVRLCIANDSGYSIDLHLYTEATEPKTGIIRFESYGSTAVNANWRPGPMHGLPISTPYLTKDYLQAKRFQAQSSGTTYVYDLPDMFRQQIEKFWEKYIEERPTSENIKIPSPVLDCVELVLDGENLVEQKRLPGENDVGMVAWKLRLYTPEYPAGRDIILIANDLTFQIGSFGPKEDLVFCRASETARDLGIPRIYFSANSGARIGLAEEVKGLFRISWEDENEPEKGFKYIYVTPDDYARLAPHNSIKASLIEDNGEPRYKITDIIGKDDGLGVENLKYAGMIAGETSQAYNEVVTISVVSCRAIGIGSYLLRLGQRVIQIENSHIILTGYRALNTVLGREVYASNNQLGGIQIMHNNGVSHATEPRDLDGIATVLRWISYVPKSKGAQLPILSAPHPDPIDREIGYVPTKAPYDPRWMLEGRHSPIDAAAWESGFFDRGSWQEIMRPWAQTVVTGRARLGGIPCGVIAVETRTVELHLPADPANLDSEAKTVSQAGQVWFPDSAYKTAQAIRDFGKEELPLFIFANWRGFSGGMKDMYEQVVKFGAYIVDALKEYTRPVIVYIPPNGELRGGAWAVVDPSINPRHMEMFADTTSRGGVLEPEGIVEIKFRNKDIIKTMHRVDPVIRNFKEKISSSTSAEERANLESEIRKREQILDPMYHQVAVHFADLHDTPERMLEKGVISEIIPWKTARRMLYWRLRRKLLECDAINDVLSTQPSLGVGTVVSMLRRWFVEDRGATESYLWDQDEAVAKWLISQNETEGSVLSRNINCVRRNAVLTRVKEALECCPDVRLDAVIEIAHRLQAGERAELLRTLSQLETSGEEHHNDSSASS; this is encoded by the exons ATGCGATCAATTCGCCGATGGTCGTACGAAATGTTCAAAAACGAGAGAGCGATTCGCTTCGTAGTTATGGTCACCCCGGAAGATTTGAAAGCAAATGCCGAGTACATTAAAATGGCTGATCAGTACGTACCAGTGCCTGGAGGATCCAACAATAACAACTATGCAAATGTTGAATTGATCATCGACATTGCGGTCCGTACTCAAGTACAAGCTGTCTGGGCTGGATGGGGTCATGCGTCGGAAAATCCAAAATTGCCTGAACTTTTGCACAAAAATAACATAATATTTATCG GACCTTCTGAAAGGGCGATGTGGGCTCTTGGAGATAAAATTGCTTCTAGTATTGTTGCTCAAACTGCAGATGTACCCACACTCCCATGGTCTGGCTCGGAATTGAAAGCTCACTACagtggaaagaaaataaaaatatcatctgaattatttaaaaaggGATGTGTCTCTAGCGTGGAAGAATGTCTTGCTGCTGCGAGTAAAATCGGGTTTCCTATAATGGTAAAGGCAAGCGAAGGCGGAGGTGGAAAAGGTATTCGTAAAGTCGATAATGCTGAAGAGTTACCTTCGCTATTTAG ACAAGTACAAACAGAGATCCCAGGATCGCCCATATTCATAATGAAGCTTGCCAAATGTGCTCGGCACTTGGAAGTGCAACTATTAGCTGATAACTATGGAAATGCTATCTCACTCTTCGGACGTGATTGTTCTATCCAAAGGAGACATCAGAAAATCATTGAGGAAGCACCTGCTGTCATTGCTAAACCAGAAGTCtttgaagaaatggaaaaa GCTGCTGTCAGGCTGGCAAAAATGGTAGGATACGTTAGTGCTGGCACAGTTGAATATCTTTACGATACATCAGGTCGTTACTATTTCTTGGAACTAAACCCTCGCTTACAAGTAGAACATCCCTGCACAGAAATGGTTTCTGATGTCAATTTACCTGCTGCTCAACTTCAAGTTGCAATGGGGTTGCCTTTGCATCATATAAAGGATATTCGGCTTTTGTACGGGGAAAGTCCATGGGGTGATACTCCCATTGATTTCGATCAACCAAGGCACAAACCACAACCTTGGGGTCATGTCATCGCTGCCAGAATCACAAGTGAAAATCCAGATGAAG GATTTAAGCCAAGTTCAGGAACGGTGCAAGAGCTCAATTTCAGATCGTCGAAAAACGTCTGGGGATATTTTTCAGTCGGTGCATCTGGAGGATTGCACGAATTTGCCGACTCGCAATTTGGTCATTGTTTTTCATGGGGTGAAGACCGTAATCAAGCTAGCGAAAATTTAGTTGTTGCTTTAAAAGAATTGAGTATCAGAGGTGATTTTAGAACCACAGTAGAGTACCTCATAACACTTCTCGAAACTGAATCCTTCCAGTCAAACAGCTTTGATACCGCGTGGCTTGACTTACTCATTGCTGAACGTGTTCAAAGTGATAAACCAGACGTTTTGCTGGCCGTGACTTGCGGGGCGTTACATATCGCTGATAGAACAATCACAGCTGCATTTAATGGTTTTCAAACAGCCTTAGAAAAGGGTCAAATCCAAGCCAGCAATGACTTGGACAACGTTTGTGAG GTTGAACTTATCAATGATGGATTCAAATACAAAGTACAGACAGCTAAATCAGGCCCAAACTCCTACTTCCTTGTAATGAATGGTTCCTATAAAGAAGTGGAGATTCATAGACTTTCGGACGGAGGTTTACTACTTTCAATGGAGGGATCAAGTTTCACGACCTACATGAGAGAGGAAGTTGATCGGTACAGAATAGTAATTGGCAACCAGACATGTATATTTGAAAAGGATAATGATCCGTCATTGTTGAGATCACCTTCAGCGGGTAAACTTATCAGTTTTCTGGTAGAGGATGGTGGCCATATTGATCGTGGTCAAGCATATGCTGAAATAGAAGTAATGAAGATGGTTATGACGGTGACGGCTGGAGAAGCTGGTAGTTTGTTTTACGTTAAACGACCTGGTGCAATCTTAGATGCAGGAACATTGATTGCCCATTTGGAATTAGATGATCCTTCACTAGTCAGCAAAGCGCAAGAATACACTGGGCAATTCCCAGCACCAATTGCGCCTGCTATTCCTGAAAAACTCAACCAACTTCACGCTAAATATAGAAGCGCTTTGGAAAATACCCTTGCTGGATACTGTTTGCCCGATCCTTACCATCTACCGAGGCTCCGAGAACTGATTGAAAAGTTCATGAATTCCCTGCGCGATCCTAGCTTACCCCTGCTAGAGCTCCAAGAAGTGATCTCCACTATCTCTGGAAGAATTCCCGTATCTGTAGAGAAGAAGATCAGAAAATACATGACCTTATACGAAAGAAACATCACTTCAGTTTTAGCCCAGTTTCCAAGCCAGCAAATTGCGTCTGTAATTGACGGACATGCCGCCACCCTTTCCAAACGAACGGACAGAGACGTTTTCTTCTTGACAACTCAAGGTATTGTTCAACTGGTACAAAGATATCGCAATGGTATTCGTGGCAGGATGAAAACAGCGGTTCACGAACTTCTACGGCAGTACTACACAGTTGAAAGCCAATTCCAACAAGGACATTATGACAAGTGTGTGTCGGCTTTGAGGGAACAGCATAAAGATGAAATGAGTATGGTCACTGCTACTATTTTCAGTCACAATCatgtacaaaagaaaaatgtctTGGTTACTATGCTCATTGATCACTTGTGGGCTAACGAACCTGGGCTTACAGACGAGCTGGCCAGTACACTGACTGAATTAACAAGTTTAAATCGCACCGAACACAGCAGAGTGGCTCTAAGAGCTAGGCAAGTCTTGATAGCAGCACATCAACCTGCATACGAACTGAGACATAATCAGATGGAATCCATATTCTTATCTGCAGTCGATATGTATGGACATGATTTTCATCCTGAGAATCTCCAGAAGCTGATACTTTCTGAAACTTCTATATTCGATATACTACACGATTTCTTTTATCACTCGAACCGTGCTGTCTGCAATGCTGCTTTGGAAGTTTACGTTCGCAGAGCTTACATCAGTTACGAATTAGCATGTCTGCAGCACCTAGAACTATCTGGAGAAATACCTTTAGTTcactttcaatttcttttgcCGAACAATCATCCAAATCGCCAGAATCTTACTCTTGTCAATCATAGAACAGGAGCTATGGCTGCCTTCAAAGATCTCGAAGAGTTTAGCCAGTACTCTGATGAGGTACTTGACCTGCTAGAAGACTTGTCGTCCCGAAATACAGTTTCTGCCAAAGTTCTCGAGGCTGTAGAAACTGCTGGAAGTGAATCTCGGCACAGTACGTCGATCAATGTTTCTCTGAGTACTGGTGAAACAGGTATTGCTGAGGGAGGTGAAATACCTGCGGAACCTGTTCACATATTAAGCATTGCTGTACAAGATAATGGTAATCAAGACGACGCAGTCATGTCCAGACTGTTCGGAGACTGGTGCGCGACTAACAAAGAGGAGTTAATTACTCGTGGAATCAGAAGAGTGACATTTGCTGCCCTAAAAAAGAGGcagtttccaaaatttttcactttccgaCAACGTGATGGATTTATTGAAGATCGTATTTACAGACATCTTGAACCAGGCTGTGCCTTCCAGTTGGAACTTAACAGAATGCGGACTTATGACCTTGAAGCTTTACCTACATCAAATCAAAAGATGCATCTCTATTTAGGACAAGCTAAG GTTGCCAAGGGCCAGCAAGTTACAGACTATCGCTTCTTCATCCGTTCCATTATACGTCACTCAGATCTCATCACAAAGGAGGCTAGCTTTGATTACTTGCATAACGAAGGTGAACGAGTACTATTGGAAGCAATGGACGAGCTTGAAGTAGCCTTTTCCCATCCCCTAGCAAAACGCACGGATTGCAACCATATATTCTTGAACTTTGCACCAACTGTTATAATGGATCCAGGCAGAATTGAAGAAAGTGTTACGAGCATGGTGCTCAGATATGGTCCTAGACTGTGGAAATTACGAGTTAGACAA GCTGAGATAAAAATGACAATTCGTCCAGCACCAGGAAGACCAACTTCAAACGTTCGTCTTTGTATTGCAAATGATAGTGGATATAGCATTGATCTACACCTTTATACTGAGGCTACGGAACCCAAGACTGGTATTATCCGTTTTGAGTCTTATGGATCTACGGCAGTTAATGCGAACTGGCGACCAGGACCAATGCATGGTTTGCCTATTTCTACACCTTACCTGACCAAAGATTATCTCCAGGCTAAACGGTTCCAAGCACAGAGTTCGGGAACTACTTATGTGTATGATTTACCGGATATGTTCCGTCAACAAATTGAGAAGTTCTGGGAGAAATACATTGAGGAAAGACCTACCTCAG AAAATATCAAGATTCCGAGCCCGGTATTGGACTGTGTCGAACTTGTTTTGGACGGTGAAAATTTAGTAGAACAAAAGCGATTACCTGGTGAAAACGACGTTGGCATGGTCGCATGGAAACTCAGACTTTACACCCCAGAGTACCCAGCTGGAAGAGATATCATACTTATTGCAAATGATTTGACTTTCCAAATTGGTTCGTTTGGACCAAAAGAAGATCTCGTATTTTGTAGAGCATCTGAAACAGCTAGAGATCTTGGAATTCCAAGAATTTACTTCTCGGCGAATTCTGGTGCCAGAATTGGTCTTGCTGAAGAG GTGAAAGGCTTGTTCAGAATTTCGTGGGAGGATGAAAACGAGCCTGAAAAGGGCTTCAAATACATCTATGTAACTCCTGACGACTATGCTAGATTAGCACCGCATAATTCAATTAAGGCATCATTAATTGAAGACAATGGTGAGCCTCGCTACAAGATAACTGATATTATAGGCAAAGATGATGGACTGGGAGTTGAAAATCTTAAATATGCTGGTATGATTGCTGGTGAAACGTCTCAAGCATATAACGAG GTGGTTACAATATCAGTTGTCTCATGCCGTGCAATTGGTATTGGTTCTTATTTACTGCGACTTGGGCAACGAGTTATACAAATTGAGAACTCGCACATTATATTAACCGGGTATAGAGCACTGAATACAGTGTTGGGTCGTGAGGTTTACGCTAGTAATAATCAATTGGGTGGAATTCAAATAATGCACAATAACGGTGTTTCACACGCAACTGAACCAAGAGATTTAGATGGTATAGCCACTGTACTCAGATGGATTAGCTATGTACCTAAATCTAAAGGAGCCCAGCTTCCTATTCTCTCTGCACCACATCCAGATCCAATTGACCGAGAAATTGGATATGTTCCTACCAAGGCTCCCTATGATCCCAGGTGGATGCTTGAAGGAAGACATTCTCCCATTGACGCTGCGGCTTGGGAAAGTggatttttcgatcgtggttcATGGCAG GAAATTATGCGGCCTTGGGCACAAACTGTGGTAACTGGACGTGCTAGACTTGGAGGTATCCCTTGCGGTGTGATAGCCGTAGAAACACGAACTGTCGAACTGCATTTACCAGCAGATCCCGCAAATTTGGACTCTGAAGCAAAGACAGTCTCACAGGCGGGTCAAGTCTGGTTTCCAGACAGTGCATATAAAACTGCTCAGGCTATTCGTGATTTTGGCAAAGAAGAACTGCCTCTTTTCATCTTTGCTAACTGGCGTGGTTTTTCGGGTGGTATGAAAG ACATGTACGAGCAAGTTGTTAAGTTTGGTGCTTACATTGTTGATGCGTTAAAAGAGTATACCAGACCAGTGATAGTGTACATCCCTCCAAATGGAGAACTAAGAGGTGGTGCATGGGCAGTTGTTGATCCATCTATAAACCCCAGGCATATGGAAATGTTTGCCGACACAACAAGCCGTGGAGGTGTATTAGAACCAGAAGGAATCGTCGAAATCAAATTTAGaaacaaagatataattaaaACCATGCATAGAGTTGACCCTGTCATACGTAACTTCaag gaaaaaatatcgagttCAACCTCCGCTGAAGAACGTGCTAACCTGGAAAGCGAAATCCGGAAAAGAGAACAGATCTTGGATCCCATGTATCACCAAGTCGCTGTTCACTTTGCCGATCTTCATGATACTCCTGAAAGAATGTTGGAGAAGGGTGTCATTAGTGAAATAATTCCATGGAAAACAGCACGCCGCATGTTATATTGGAGACTCAGACGTAAACTCCTGGAGTGTGATGCCATAAACGATGTCTTGTCAACACAGCCTAGCTTGGGTGTTGGAACAGTAGTTTCTATGCTGAGACGCTGGTTCGTAGAAGACAGAGGTGCTACAGAGTCTTATCTGTGGGACCAGGATGAGGCTGTAGCCAAGTGGTTAATAAGCCAGAATGAAACTGAAGGCAGTGTTCTAAGCCGTAATATTAATTGCGTACGGAGGAACGCGGTTCTCACTCGGGTTAAGGAGGCCCTTGAATGTTGTCCAGACGTGAGATTAGATGCAGTTATAGAAATCGCGCACAGACTGCAAGCTGGTGAACGTGCCGAACTTCTGCGAACTCTCTCACAGCTTGAAACGTCTGGAGAAGAACATCACAATGATTCTAGTGCTTCGTCATAG